Sequence from the Segatella copri genome:
TTGGAAAATAGAGCCAGGCAAGCTCTGATTTTCCATAGGCTCTTACTTTAAAATTTGTCATCATATTTACATTTTAAATTTGCATTTTAATTATTTTTCTAACCCTTATACTTACGCCCTCTAAAGATGATACTTACGGAGCGTAAACCTTATGTTTAGAAGGGGCAGACATCTGGAGGAGGTGGCAGCAGAAATTCGGGTTTCTGCTGAGCCTCACCCAACAGGATATCGGCAATATCGGTATTCGCCTCAAACTGCTCCATGAAGTCTACCACCCTATAATCCCGACATCCGCTCTTAGCCATCTGCTCCTTCCACTTGTCATACTCTCCGCTATCGGGATAAACCACGAGTCTTCGATGCTGCAAGTGGAGCAGCTTATCGGTCTGCAGATTGCCACATCCGCCCGTTGCCAGCCACAGGTACTGCGGATAGCGGCAGGCACAGATAAGCGATGTCTTCTCACTCTCCACGATACATACCGTCTTATCGGGATAGCGGGGAAGCAAATGCTGTCCAAAGAGCACCTTTTCGGTATTCTGAAGTTGCGGTCCGACATGAGAACGTTCGCAGATGGAACGCATGGTGTTGGCCCATCCCTGTACCCGATGACCGTCATTGCGATAAGCCATCAGCTTGGCATCATGCACCCGCTGCTGTTCGTCTATCAGCCAGAACACCACTGCCCTGCCATAGTTAACCCCCTGCACAACGACGTCTCGGGCAGTACCTTCCACACAATAATCGGCTAGCACCTGCCGGGCATCACCACCGATGTTCAGGCCTTCAAACCACATACTGAAAGCACTCGGTCTCAGCATCGCCTTCTGTACCCATTCGGGGCTGAAGAACTCGGTCTGTCGCCTATCCTGAGGTTGCACAAGCAATCTGTTCTTACGGGAAAGCATCTCTCTGTTTCGGGCTTCATCTGCCCACTGATGCCTGTTTCCCAATCCCAGCAAGGGTTTACCATTTACGTATTCCGTCTGGTAATCTTTCTTGCAGCTAAGTTCCGGATGATCATGGAAGTATTGACGCGGTGGATAATGATAGCCACACGATGCCGTATGGTCGCATTTACCACAGTCGTCAGCCACATACTCGCCCGTCTCCAGGTCCACATATCGGGTAAAGCACTTCTTGCGTCCGCATTGAGGGCAGACATAGCGATTGGCTCCACCGGCATGATAGCGCTCCAAAACAAATCTTATATCATTTTTCATTTTTTCAGAAATTTAATGATAAAAAAAATGTATCAGAGTGTATCATTTCCGCATTGACACAAAACAACCATTAATCTATTGATATTCAGAAGGTTATTATGTATCAAGGATGATACATTCCCTTTGTATCAGATATAGCAGCTGTATCACTCATGATACAGTCTAACTATATCTATATCAATTAATTAAGTATCATTTTGTATCAAAAATCTGAATGATACATCCCTGATACAAATACTTACTTCTTGTAAGGCTTACTTGCCTTTTCTGTTCAAGTTATTGCTCTTGGCAACACGCTGAACCATACTCAAACTGGTACCCAGTTTGTCAGCAATTTCCCGATAAGAAGAGCCATTAGGCTGCTTGAGTTCACGAATGATATCGCGCTCCAGTTCTGCCCTTTCATCTCTTGATCTTGGCAAATGTGCCCGTTCCTCATCATAGCCACCATATTCAAAATGGAGCCATCCGTCAGAACTGGTCAACGTAAGTTCCTGCACGTTCTTGAAATCAAGTTCGATTGGGAGAGAACGATACTTCAGTTGGATGAAGTAGCGCATATCCTTGTCCTTTCTCGATTTGTTGAAACCAATTATGTTATCGGCAAAGTTACTGAGAAGCTTGCTACCAGCCAGGTCATCGATTGTAAGCGGATCGCCCTGCTTGCGCTTAGGCGTATGGGCAAGGATGAGCATGGTACAGTTGTGAGTCATACGCATAGCTACCAGTTGCTGCATGGTTTTTCCAGCTTCAGCTGCCTCCTTAGAATTGATACAGAGATTGGTAAAGTTATCTATGATTATCACCTCTATATTCAGTTCCAGTGCCATTCGCTCAATCTCAGAAAGAATCATGCTCTGGTCGGTAACATCGTGCATCTTGGTATAATCGATGCTAGCGTGGTAGAGTGTATCAGGACTATCCTTGTTGGGATATCTCAGAGCCAATTGCTGAGTCGAAAGCTCAAAGTTGACATAAAGTACCCGCATTCCCTGTTCAGCCAACTCGATAGCTATCTGAATGGCGAGGACTGTTTTACCCACACCCGGGCCGCTAAAGAGAATCGTAGTCTCATGCTCCACCAGAATATGGGGAATAAGTTCCTTCGGAGGTTTCATTTTCCGTCCTTTCTCCAGGTCCTCTTTTAAAGTGGACACATTGAAAAAGCTATCCCTGCCCTGCTGCTGAGCAGCCCCTGAAGCAAGAGCCTGAGCCAGCTTCTGGGATTCAGTCTGCTGCTGAGCTTCCTGAGCCATGAATTCATCCAATTTCTGTTTAGAATCAATGTTAATCATACCGTTCTCCTTTCTTGATATAATCAACAGATTCATTACTTGCCATCATCTCCTGCACGTGCTTGCGATAAGCCGCAGCCAGAGGGGCGTTGCTGTGGAGTAAATACTCATTGAGGATTTCTCCGATGTAACGAGGGGCAGATGAGCTTGACTCAAAACTCCCCATACTAACATAATTATTATGTTTCATCATAAAATGGCAAAAGATGTGTTCCCAAAGCCTCAACAGGCATCTTTTGCAAGAAACCAACACTGCGAGAGACTTATATATCGCAATGCTCCAAGAATCTAGCTTAATGCGCATAACTATCTTGGTTTCTGGTTGCAAAAATAGTAAGAAATAATAAGAATCGGACAGCTTTTACTAGACTTCTATTTTTAGCAATTTAGGATAAATATGAGCTTTAAAAGTGCGCTTAGGATAAAAACAGCCTATTATTATTACAAGGTAAGACCATTTAGGACAACTTAGCTTTTATTTTATCCCAATTAGGATAAAAACATTCAGTTTAGAGAACAAAAAAAGGATTGCCGGCAATAGACAATCCTAAATACTAGTATGCGCATATATAAAAAATCCTATGAATCGAGAATTTCTTTTACCTTTTCATCAAAGGCCTTTTTCTTATTATCATGATCAGACATATTGTTCTTTGCATAATTAAAAGCCTTATATATTTTATTTACATCTGCATCTGCCTCTTGATTGCGCAGTTTACAAAAATAATCTCTCAACAGTTTTTTCATAGGATAGTTAACCATGACTGAATTATCCATATCTTCAACCATGAATGCCAGAACCTCGCCATCAGTAAGAGTTTTCATCTGATGATTGCATCCCTCATATTTGGTTTTTTGCAGTTTAGCAAAATTATAAATGAGTTTTCGTGTATTCAAAGCAGCTTTCTCACGCAGCATAGGATCTTTGATTTCTTTGAAAATATTATGTTCTATCTCCGTTAATTTGCCATAATGATTTTCCTTATCTTTAAGAAGTATAGAAAACCAAGGGAATTGTCCTGTTGTAATATAATGATAATAAAAAGGAGCAAGATCCATAATAGTCTTGTTATAGATACTATTAAGCATTTGTGCATCTATTTTTCTCTTCGCCAAGTCAATCATATCTTTATCAATATTATTCGCATCCTGAATTTTCAAATCAAAAAATGCTTGCTCGATATTTTTATTTAGAATGATACGTGCCTGGATAGGATTTGAATGCAGGCTTTGAGCATAAAGATCAATACCCTGCGCATATCTGTAGGTTCTAAGGAAACAAGAAATAATTCTCTTATAAAGACCAAAAATCTGCATTGCGTCTTTACCGGCACATTGCTTTAAAGTATAAAGCGATATTGAATAGTTATCGCTGCATACAGATGAAGACTTATGAAGGTCATGGCGAATAGGTGCACCTGCAGAATTCCACATTTTTCGACCATGCTTTCTTGTATTGCAAAATTGTCTAAAGAAAGATTCCTCAATTTTAGCGAATTTCTCTGCTTGTTCAAGATAAGCAGCATAATCCCTAAAACAAGTTGGAGTATCACAAGCATACATCTGAACCCATTCGGCACCTGCCTTTTTAATATCGCATTCATGCCCTTCTGCTTCAACAAGGATTTCAGAAAGATACTTTTTAAAAGCATCGCAATCATTAGTTATAGAAGCATTTACTAGGGCATCGACAAATCTATCTTCTACTATCTTAGAATCAACAAGGGAAGAAGTGTAAAATTCTTCATCAAAAGGAGAGATATTGCCAAAAAGGTCGGCCACAAAAGAGTTCTTTTGGGTACATAAGCATTGCTCAAGGCATTTACCTATTATTTCAACTGATTTTGCTGTTAAAGCATTGTAATTCATACTTCTTACTTATTTTTACCTCTGCCAGCCTTTAGCAAAGTAGTTAATAATTTCCTCCTTTCCAGGCAAAGCCAAGAAAGTTGGTGGCGATAGTTTCGCAAGCTGTTATCCTGTGTTGGCTTACCACCCACCATTCGCCTACAAAATTAACAAAAATATTTCAAAAATAAGACAAACTTACTTATTTTTTTTTCAATTTCTGTATATTTTATGCTACATATAAATAAAATGCACCTAAAACCCATATTTAAGTGTATTTAATTTACTATAAACAACTTAACTAAATATCCAAGCATCCATTTCACTATGAATTTCAGATAAGAAAATAAAGGGTTGCAATCCATCTTTCCGAAGATTGCAACCCTTTATAGAAGACCTTTAGGTGAAAGTACCGGAAAGCAACTTTACCTATACTTGTTATTTCTAATGATGCAGGAACATTAAAGTTTCTACCTTTTATATTATAGTAATGCAACGCCAAACTCTCTGATGGTTTCTTCGCTATCACGTCCTGATATAGCCTTACCTGTTGCTTTCTCTATCCTATCAAGCAGATGCTTAGCCCTATCAATAAAATAGGAATCAAAATCATCAGCAAAAAGATAGTCGTAGTTTACCTTGTGTGAAGTAATGGCAGCTTTTATCATCTCTTGATCCAAGCCTTTATTTGCCATAGTACCGATATAAATGCTTGGTGCATGACCACCAATAGAACGATTAGAGGATGCATAGATAGGCGTCTTGTTGATAACAGAATTCCACTTAATTCGTGGAAGGTTCTGTTTCTCACAATAGGCTTGTGGGAATATATGATGAATATCTGCATCTTCATCTATATAAGAAGCAATATCCATACGGTTGCCTGTCATAAAATCAAGAGGTGAATCCTGAAGAATCAAAGCCATAATTCCCTTATAAGCTGCACTGTTTCGTGTTTGCATAGTCAGCAACCGTGTTGGCTGAATACTTGAACGGTAAACCGTATCAGGTTTCTCGCCACCATTCATCCAACGGAACACACCAAGAATATCAAGTGCAAACCTTGCCTCATTAGCACCACCATATAGTTCGCCCATGACGCCACACCAGTACCATTGTGACAACAGATTCTGATTGGAGCCAAGGTTCAACAACTTGCCATTTTCATTATCATAGGCAAAAATTGCTGCAAGAGGAATGAGTTGAGAGGTATATGGAAGGTCACGAGATCTGTAAATACCTTGGTGAACAAGAAAATTAGCAGCATCGCCAAAACCTTGTACAAGAGCATCGTGATACTTTTCATAGTCCTTCAGCTCAAGTCTAAGTATATCTCTTTTTTTGCAGGTTACAGCTACTCGTTCATCATTACCTGAATCCACACGTTTATAATAAGACACCAGAAGTGTCATTGCAGCAAGGAAGTTGGCACCAGAAATTTCACGTAGCAATTCACAATTAACTTTCTGTGAAAATGAATGTTTTATTTCCTCCCAATCCTTCCGTAGTTCATGACCATCGGCAGCAAATGTAGCCGTTACCAATTCAAAGACTGTAAGAGGTACACCACCAGTATTTACATTCTCGAATATCTGGCATACCGCTTCTTTTGGGGTCTCTTTATCGAGTTGGATTACAGGCATACTATAGGCCAAGATAGGACGTAGTATCTTCTGCGAGAATTCACGGAACAACAGGCTGTAATCACGATTGTTATGATAGTAATCCTCCATGTCATAACGCCAATCATCTGTATCGTTGGCTGAGAAGGTAATATTCAAAGGGAACATCAGATTTTCAAATTCCTTCTCACGAGTAGAGAGATCGAGTGTCACTGTACGACCGATATTAGTAGTCTGTTGTTTCTTGTCAGAAACAGACACGATAGCATCAAGTCTGTCTGCATTCGGATCAAGACACTTTTTAATATCAAGGTAATAGAAACGTTTGATTGTTGCATCACGATTGGTTTCAAGACGAGTGCTTGTTGCCTTCTTGCTTTTCAATACCTGATACAAAGTGGTCAACCTCTGCTGTCCATCCAGCACAAGCCATTCCGGAGTAACGTCATTTTCAGACTCTACTCCTTCAAACTTACGGTACTTAAAGCGAATATGTTCGCCTCCATTAGCCAAAAACATAGCGGCTCCCATAGGAAAGCCTGAGGTGATACTCTCTATAAGTTTGCATATCTTCGTATCATCCCATACCCAACTGCGCTGAAAGTCCGGCAACTGGGCTTTACCTTCTTCAACCATTTTCAAAAGGTCGTCAAGTTTCTTATCATGTGATTCTACTGCCATATTTCAAATTTGTATTCTATATTAAATCATTATAACGGTTTGATCATTTTGTTTATGAATAATATTTCCTTATCAGAGAGTTCGTATTTTACTTTAAGAAAATAATTATCAATATCATCTATAGACTTACTCCAATCTACATCAGACTTATCGGTAAAGTCCTGACATGGGATAAAAGAGAAAGTTGTATCCTTTACATCCTGCGTATACTTTCTTGTAGACATTAAAAATCTAAAGAATTTGGTGCTCATGTATTTCATTACATTTTTGCATATTTCTTCACCATTTTCTGAATTTGTAGGATTGATTACAACAAACGTACCATTACAACAAGTTCCCTCCCCAACCATATTAAATTGAGTGATAACTTTTCCTGGTAATGTACCATCTTCAGCAGCTTTGGATGTAAGTATTTTCTTACAGTCAATCCATTCTGGATGTAATAAGACCTTATCTCTATCTATATAGGATTTTACTAATCCCTTTGTATATAAATATACAGATTTCGGCCCAGCATTTTCTTCTCCCTTAACAGCCGTATTAAACCCAAATGGATTTTGTGAAGAAACAAGTGTATTGAAGAACTTATCTGTCTTTGTTAATACTTTTTCTAATATAGGAATAGCTTGATTATATCTTATGAAAATATCTTCATTTTCATTGAATTTGAGATATCTATAAGACACTTCTCTGGAATCTCCTATACAAGTAGTAACACGGCACTCTGATTCCTTGTTTTTGTCCCACAAAAAATAACTTACACCACCCTTTATTTCAACATCTTCCTTAATTCCGCAACACTATAATTTAACTTTATTTATAAGTTCCTGAGCAACAAAAAGTTGCCCAGGATTTTGCCATGTCAGAATTTTCACTTATCTTAGTGTTGCAAAAAGAAAACAAGCAAAACTCTAATATGACATGGCAAAAATACAAATTAAATCTGAGAAACTCACACCTTTTGGAGGAATTTTTTCAATCATGGAGAAATTTGACTCCATGCTTTCACCCGTTATCGACTCAACACTGGGTCAGAGATGCAGCAGTATCTTCGGATATCAGTTCAGCGAGATAGTCCGTTCGCTGATGAGCGTTTATTTCTGTGGCGGCTCATGCGTGGAAGATGTAACGTCACAACTGATGCGCCATCTCTCGTATCATCCTACCCTTCGTACATGCAGCTCTGATACCATCCTCAGAGCCATCAAGGAACTGACACAGGAAAACATCTCCTATACTTCCGACCAAGGCAAGACCTATGATTTCAATACTGCAGACAAACTCAACACATTGCTTATAAACGCTTTGGTTTCTACAGGCGAGTTGAAGGAAATTGAGGAATACGATGTTGACTTTGACCATCAGTTCCTTGAAACGGAGAAGTATGATGCAAAACCGACCTACAAAAAGTTCCTCGGCTACA
This genomic interval carries:
- a CDS encoding DUF6371 domain-containing protein, translated to MKNDIRFVLERYHAGGANRYVCPQCGRKKCFTRYVDLETGEYVADDCGKCDHTASCGYHYPPRQYFHDHPELSCKKDYQTEYVNGKPLLGLGNRHQWADEARNREMLSRKNRLLVQPQDRRQTEFFSPEWVQKAMLRPSAFSMWFEGLNIGGDARQVLADYCVEGTARDVVVQGVNYGRAVVFWLIDEQQRVHDAKLMAYRNDGHRVQGWANTMRSICERSHVGPQLQNTEKVLFGQHLLPRYPDKTVCIVESEKTSLICACRYPQYLWLATGGCGNLQTDKLLHLQHRRLVVYPDSGEYDKWKEQMAKSGCRDYRVVDFMEQFEANTDIADILLGEAQQKPEFLLPPPPDVCPF
- a CDS encoding GmrSD restriction endonuclease domain-containing protein, whose translation is MAVESHDKKLDDLLKMVEEGKAQLPDFQRSWVWDDTKICKLIESITSGFPMGAAMFLANGGEHIRFKYRKFEGVESENDVTPEWLVLDGQQRLTTLYQVLKSKKATSTRLETNRDATIKRFYYLDIKKCLDPNADRLDAIVSVSDKKQQTTNIGRTVTLDLSTREKEFENLMFPLNITFSANDTDDWRYDMEDYYHNNRDYSLLFREFSQKILRPILAYSMPVIQLDKETPKEAVCQIFENVNTGGVPLTVFELVTATFAADGHELRKDWEEIKHSFSQKVNCELLREISGANFLAAMTLLVSYYKRVDSGNDERVAVTCKKRDILRLELKDYEKYHDALVQGFGDAANFLVHQGIYRSRDLPYTSQLIPLAAIFAYDNENGKLLNLGSNQNLLSQWYWCGVMGELYGGANEARFALDILGVFRWMNGGEKPDTVYRSSIQPTRLLTMQTRNSAAYKGIMALILQDSPLDFMTGNRMDIASYIDEDADIHHIFPQAYCEKQNLPRIKWNSVINKTPIYASSNRSIGGHAPSIYIGTMANKGLDQEMIKAAITSHKVNYDYLFADDFDSYFIDRAKHLLDRIEKATGKAISGRDSEETIREFGVALL
- a CDS encoding cytochrome c-type biogenesis protein CcmH → MMKHNNYVSMGSFESSSSAPRYIGEILNEYLLHSNAPLAAAYRKHVQEMMASNESVDYIKKGERYD
- a CDS encoding AAA family ATPase, with translation MINIDSKQKLDEFMAQEAQQQTESQKLAQALASGAAQQQGRDSFFNVSTLKEDLEKGRKMKPPKELIPHILVEHETTILFSGPGVGKTVLAIQIAIELAEQGMRVLYVNFELSTQQLALRYPNKDSPDTLYHASIDYTKMHDVTDQSMILSEIERMALELNIEVIIIDNFTNLCINSKEAAEAGKTMQQLVAMRMTHNCTMLILAHTPKRKQGDPLTIDDLAGSKLLSNFADNIIGFNKSRKDKDMRYFIQLKYRSLPIELDFKNVQELTLTSSDGWLHFEYGGYDEERAHLPRSRDERAELERDIIRELKQPNGSSYREIADKLGTSLSMVQRVAKSNNLNRKGK